Proteins co-encoded in one Nonlabens agnitus genomic window:
- a CDS encoding DUF6265 family protein — protein sequence MRYYILFVLVFFVACKPEGSDTKQSSADIPNFRWLIGDWQRINDEEGKITYEKWLPTHAGIYLGHGYTLAQNDTVFQERLALKPVGKSDRANFKNWALEVTGVNEEPTVFRLQDYTDSSFTVVNLKNEFPTHIKYYIQQDTLKAIVRNAEWSIDFAFVKN from the coding sequence ATGAGGTATTACATACTTTTCGTCCTGGTATTTTTCGTGGCTTGTAAACCAGAAGGATCTGATACAAAACAGTCGTCTGCAGATATTCCCAATTTTAGATGGCTCATAGGCGACTGGCAACGCATCAATGATGAAGAAGGAAAAATCACTTATGAAAAGTGGTTGCCTACGCACGCTGGGATCTACTTGGGTCATGGCTATACCTTAGCACAAAATGATACCGTTTTTCAAGAGCGACTTGCCCTTAAACCGGTTGGAAAATCGGATAGAGCCAACTTTAAAAATTGGGCGCTAGAAGTCACTGGTGTGAATGAAGAACCTACTGTTTTTCGTTTACAAGATTACACGGATTCTAGTTTTACAGTGGTAAACCTTAAAAATGAGTTCCCTACACATATCAAATATTACATTCAGCAGGATACACTTAAAGCCATAGTGCGCAATGCAGAATGGTCTATCGATTTTGCATTTGTAAAAAATTAA
- a CDS encoding head GIN domain-containing protein → MKNILAILALTISFAVTAQSEREINIDNFHTIKAFDLINVQLIKSDVNKLEIKGKDSENVTYVFKDGLLKLRMDTDKIFDGNNTYVTVYYTNIKTIDANEGAEIYVKDISGQDAVEIRTQEGARVVAGIDLNKVDVRAVTGGIVELSGKVIKQNVVVNTGGIVENRDLKSETTDVKVQAGGEVEVYASASVDAVVRAGGDIIVYGNPTNVNKKTTFGGDIVIK, encoded by the coding sequence ATGAAAAACATACTTGCCATACTAGCATTAACCATCTCATTTGCGGTTACCGCTCAAAGCGAAAGAGAAATCAACATCGACAACTTTCACACGATTAAAGCCTTTGATCTTATCAATGTTCAATTGATAAAATCTGATGTCAATAAGTTGGAAATAAAAGGAAAGGATTCAGAGAATGTGACCTATGTTTTTAAGGATGGATTGCTCAAGCTACGCATGGATACAGACAAGATATTTGATGGTAACAATACCTACGTGACGGTTTATTACACTAACATCAAAACCATTGATGCTAATGAAGGTGCAGAGATCTATGTTAAAGATATTTCTGGACAGGACGCAGTAGAAATCAGAACTCAAGAAGGCGCGCGAGTAGTGGCAGGTATCGATCTCAATAAGGTAGATGTGCGTGCGGTAACTGGAGGCATTGTCGAGCTTTCAGGAAAAGTCATTAAGCAGAATGTAGTCGTCAATACTGGTGGTATTGTAGAGAATAGAGATCTCAAATCAGAAACTACAGATGTTAAGGTACAAGCTGGTGGTGAGGTTGAAGTTTATGCCAGTGCATCAGTAGATGCTGTGGTTCGTGCTGGTGGTGATATCATTGTGTATGGTAATCCTACAAATGTCAACAAGAAGACCACATTTGGTGGTGACATCGTCATCAAATAG
- a CDS encoding LysE family translocator produces MVEDIISAIPLGFVIAFLIGPVFFALLETSAIKGFRAALAFDIGVIVADIIFLMVAYFMTSSILEKLKDDPSLFIFGGGILAAYGVISFAQTRKSYLKEVDPNVLIVQNNNYFKLAMKGFLLNFINVGVLGFWLGLIVVFSPQLEGDGDRILIFFSTTLIVYFIVDIFKILLAKSLNRYLTPLRIFWLKRIIAIIMMVCGAVLIFKGVFPKTTEQFEDRIHIMPDIVDPEKLNEIEDAMKEELEQKKEVKKPASKVPETKTDQESVFDPSSQGNKPEIPLEEEDDILKLIDSTKQNPQP; encoded by the coding sequence ATGGTAGAAGATATTATTAGCGCTATACCGTTAGGATTTGTTATCGCATTCCTGATAGGTCCGGTATTTTTTGCATTGTTGGAAACAAGCGCCATAAAAGGTTTTAGGGCTGCGCTTGCCTTTGATATAGGCGTTATCGTCGCAGACATCATTTTTTTGATGGTGGCTTATTTCATGACATCTTCCATATTGGAAAAACTCAAGGACGACCCAAGTTTATTCATATTTGGTGGTGGTATACTCGCTGCTTATGGCGTGATCTCCTTTGCCCAAACCCGTAAATCCTATCTTAAAGAAGTAGATCCCAATGTTCTCATTGTGCAGAACAATAATTATTTCAAATTAGCGATGAAAGGATTTCTGCTCAACTTTATCAACGTTGGTGTGTTGGGTTTCTGGTTAGGATTGATTGTGGTTTTTAGTCCGCAGTTGGAAGGTGATGGTGATAGAATTTTGATCTTCTTTTCAACGACATTGATTGTCTATTTCATTGTGGACATCTTCAAGATTTTACTCGCCAAAAGTCTAAATAGATACCTAACTCCATTACGCATCTTTTGGTTAAAGCGCATCATTGCCATCATTATGATGGTTTGCGGTGCCGTATTGATATTCAAAGGCGTTTTTCCAAAAACTACAGAGCAATTTGAAGATCGTATTCATATCATGCCAGACATCGTGGATCCTGAAAAATTGAATGAGATCGAAGACGCCATGAAGGAAGAACTAGAACAAAAGAAAGAGGTTAAAAAACCGGCCTCCAAAGTCCCAGAAACCAAGACAGATCAAGAATCTGTTTTTGATCCTAGTTCCCAAGGCAATAAACCAGAAATCCCGCTGGAAGAAGAGGACGACATCCTAAAACTTATAGATAGTACAAAACAAAATCCCCAGCCGTAA
- the folB gene encoding dihydroneopterin aldolase — protein MHKIILNNVRVYTNHGCLTEEELIGSEYRVDLEVTTDLTKSSQTDDLNDTVDYVYLNKVIKEEMAVRSKLLEHVAQRIINRIFTDENMVKEIQVKVSKLNPPLGGDVEMVTIQMEQSR, from the coding sequence ATGCATAAAATTATCCTGAACAACGTTCGCGTTTATACAAACCACGGCTGTCTGACAGAGGAAGAACTAATAGGCAGTGAATATCGAGTAGATCTTGAAGTTACCACAGATCTTACCAAAAGCTCGCAAACAGACGACTTGAACGATACCGTGGATTATGTGTACCTCAACAAAGTCATCAAAGAAGAAATGGCGGTGCGTTCCAAACTACTGGAACACGTGGCCCAACGCATCATCAATCGAATTTTTACCGACGAAAACATGGTGAAGGAAATACAGGTAAAGGTTTCAAAACTGAATCCACCACTAGGCGGCGATGTGGAGATGGTCACCATACAAATGGAGCAATCGCGTTAG
- a CDS encoding glutamine--tRNA ligase/YqeY domain fusion protein: MSDTVKRNNFIEDIIDEDLENGLEKEKIRFRFPPEPNGFLHIGHASAICLNFGLGEKYGQPVNLRFDDTNPAKEEAKFVDAIKNDVEWLGYKWDNLCYASDYFQQLYDWAVQLIKDGKAYVDSQSSATIAEQKGTPTEPGVDSLYRNRSVEENLELFEGMKNGKYGESEHVLRAKIDMKSTNMLMRDPIMYRVVDRAHHRTGTDWKIYPMYDWTHGESDYIEQITHSFCTLEFLPHRELYNWFLDQLVDPNKIRPKQREFARRNVSHTVTSKRKLQQLVEQGVVNGWDDPRMTTISGLRRRGYTADAIKNFAESVGIARRENLVDMNHLEFHLREDLNKKADRVMCVLDPVKLVITNYPDGQTEMLEAENSQEDESRGYREVPFSKVLYIEREDFKESANKKYFRLSIGKEVRLKNAYIIKGESCVKDADGNIAEIHATYDPDSKSGSGTEASMRRVKGTLHWVSKEHAVPVEVRLYDRLFTVPSPDTDKEKDFMEFVNKDSLETITAMAEPAMKNLKVGETVQFQRLGYFCVDPDTTADHMVFNRTVTLRDTWAKVENAD; the protein is encoded by the coding sequence ATGAGCGATACGGTAAAGCGCAACAATTTTATAGAAGACATCATTGACGAGGACCTAGAAAATGGCCTTGAAAAGGAAAAAATACGGTTTAGATTCCCACCAGAACCTAACGGTTTTCTTCACATAGGACATGCCAGTGCCATCTGCCTCAACTTTGGGCTAGGAGAGAAGTACGGCCAGCCGGTCAATTTGCGTTTTGATGATACTAATCCTGCAAAGGAAGAAGCCAAATTTGTCGACGCCATCAAGAATGACGTGGAATGGTTGGGTTACAAATGGGACAATCTATGCTATGCTTCAGATTACTTTCAGCAGTTATATGATTGGGCGGTACAGCTTATCAAGGATGGAAAAGCCTATGTAGATTCCCAATCCAGCGCCACCATTGCAGAGCAAAAAGGAACACCTACTGAACCTGGTGTGGATAGCCTATATAGAAACCGTAGTGTAGAAGAGAACCTGGAGCTATTTGAAGGCATGAAGAATGGCAAGTATGGTGAGTCAGAACACGTGTTGCGTGCCAAAATCGATATGAAATCCACCAACATGCTCATGCGGGATCCCATCATGTATCGCGTGGTAGACCGCGCACATCACCGTACGGGAACAGACTGGAAAATCTATCCTATGTACGACTGGACTCACGGCGAGAGCGACTACATTGAGCAGATTACACATTCCTTTTGTACCCTAGAGTTTTTACCACATAGAGAATTGTACAATTGGTTTCTCGATCAATTGGTAGATCCTAATAAAATAAGACCCAAACAGCGTGAGTTTGCCAGACGCAACGTATCGCATACGGTAACAAGCAAGCGCAAGTTACAGCAGCTCGTAGAGCAAGGCGTTGTCAATGGATGGGACGACCCTAGAATGACCACTATTAGTGGTTTGAGAAGACGTGGCTACACGGCAGATGCCATTAAGAACTTTGCAGAATCTGTTGGTATCGCTAGAAGAGAGAACCTGGTAGATATGAATCACCTAGAGTTTCATTTGCGAGAAGACCTTAATAAAAAAGCAGATCGCGTCATGTGTGTGCTGGATCCAGTAAAGTTGGTGATCACTAACTATCCAGATGGACAGACCGAAATGCTTGAGGCAGAAAACAGCCAGGAAGACGAGTCTCGCGGTTACCGTGAAGTCCCTTTTTCCAAAGTGCTCTACATCGAGCGTGAGGACTTTAAAGAAAGTGCCAACAAGAAATATTTTAGACTCTCCATAGGTAAAGAGGTCAGGCTCAAAAATGCCTACATTATCAAGGGAGAATCCTGTGTCAAGGACGCTGATGGTAACATCGCAGAAATCCATGCTACCTACGATCCAGATTCTAAAAGTGGTAGCGGTACAGAGGCCAGCATGCGCCGTGTGAAAGGAACTTTACACTGGGTAAGTAAAGAACATGCCGTACCAGTAGAGGTACGCCTGTACGATCGATTATTCACGGTTCCATCACCAGATACCGATAAGGAAAAGGATTTCATGGAATTTGTCAATAAGGATTCTCTAGAAACGATCACCGCAATGGCAGAACCTGCTATGAAGAACCTCAAAGTAGGAGAAACGGTCCAGTTCCAGCGTTTGGGATACTTCTGTGTGGATCCAGACACCACTGCAGACCATATGGTGTTTAATCGTACGGTGACCTTGCGTGATACTTGGGCAAAAGTCGAGAACGCTGATTAA
- a CDS encoding YtxH domain-containing protein has product MAKSGNAIIALAAGAAIGAVAALLYAPDSGEKTRKKLTKQAKKTQSDIEKKTRETYNSLTHKATELKGTVSERIDSALSSASYKADDAIVALEDKLEQLRAKNAKLQKPGTVQEAVDKVKANV; this is encoded by the coding sequence ATGGCAAAGTCAGGAAACGCAATTATAGCATTAGCAGCAGGTGCTGCAATAGGAGCAGTAGCAGCTTTATTATATGCACCAGATAGTGGTGAGAAAACCAGAAAAAAATTAACGAAACAAGCAAAGAAGACTCAATCTGATATTGAGAAGAAAACTCGTGAGACTTACAACAGTTTGACCCACAAGGCCACTGAATTGAAAGGAACCGTAAGCGAGCGTATCGACAGTGCTTTATCTAGCGCTAGTTACAAAGCAGATGATGCTATTGTTGCTCTAGAAGACAAACTAGAACAATTAAGAGCAAAAAACGCGAAATTGCAAAAGCCAGGTACTGTACAAGAAGCAGTAGACAAGGTAAAAGCTAACGTATAA
- a CDS encoding phage holin family protein translates to MSKSIKENFEDLTTTAQTYIESSIAYYRLDFFKKSMKFAIDGAHKFVLAFFLLIALLFMSVAGALYLGVLLNSQALGYLIIGILYVGIMILCAIFLKPVLRKLILTRASIAYFNDKKEVGIDDISPFPKPTNELEDLR, encoded by the coding sequence TTGAGCAAAAGCATTAAAGAAAATTTTGAGGATTTAACAACGACGGCTCAAACTTATATTGAGTCGTCGATTGCTTATTACAGGCTGGACTTTTTTAAGAAAAGCATGAAGTTTGCAATTGATGGTGCTCACAAGTTTGTACTAGCATTTTTCTTATTGATAGCACTTTTATTCATGAGTGTAGCTGGAGCATTGTACCTAGGTGTATTACTCAACAGTCAGGCCTTAGGATATTTGATTATTGGGATCTTGTATGTAGGTATTATGATACTTTGTGCCATTTTCCTTAAACCAGTTCTTAGAAAACTAATTTTAACGAGAGCAAGTATCGCTTACTTCAACGATAAGAAAGAAGTAGGTATTGACGATATTTCTCCATTTCCAAAACCAACGAATGAGCTTGAAGATCTACGATAA
- a CDS encoding DUF6327 family protein, with amino-acid sequence MSLKIYDNFEQIDRDLQILELERKIEFEKMKMDIEDVKRSFSPITMVTNALGSIGKNALILKLTNKLIGK; translated from the coding sequence ATGAGCTTGAAGATCTACGATAATTTTGAACAGATTGATAGGGATTTACAGATTCTTGAACTTGAACGTAAGATCGAATTTGAGAAGATGAAGATGGATATTGAGGATGTTAAAAGGAGTTTTTCACCTATTACCATGGTCACAAATGCTTTGGGAAGCATAGGTAAAAATGCTTTGATTCTTAAGTTGACTAATAAACTTATTGGGAAATAG
- a CDS encoding SPFH domain-containing protein codes for MDLFILPVIVVIGIFLLFSVFFTVKQQTSAIIERFGRFTSIRNSGLQLKVPLIDKVAGRINLKIQQLDVIVETKTKDDVFVRLKISVQFQVRREKVYDAFYRLQNPHDQITAYVFDVVRAEVPKMKLDYVFEKKDDIAIAVKRELNEAMMDYGYDIIKTLVTDIDPDVQVKAAMNRINASEREKTAAEYEAEAERIKIVAKARAEAESKRLQGQGIADQRREIARGLEESVDVLNNVGINSQEASALIVVTQHYDTLQSIGEHTNSNLILLPNSPQAGSDMLNNMIASFTASARIGEEMKKENSNKGIEAKPKRKQQPPAEESGYDD; via the coding sequence ATGGACTTATTTATTTTACCGGTCATTGTTGTCATCGGTATTTTTTTATTATTCAGCGTGTTTTTCACGGTGAAGCAGCAGACGTCTGCCATCATTGAACGTTTTGGAAGATTTACTAGCATTCGTAATTCTGGACTACAGTTAAAGGTTCCACTGATTGACAAAGTAGCCGGACGCATCAATTTGAAAATTCAGCAACTGGATGTAATTGTAGAAACCAAAACTAAGGATGACGTATTCGTTCGTTTGAAGATTTCTGTACAATTCCAGGTACGTCGCGAGAAGGTGTATGATGCCTTCTATAGATTACAAAATCCGCACGATCAAATTACAGCTTATGTATTTGACGTGGTACGTGCCGAGGTTCCTAAAATGAAACTCGATTATGTTTTTGAAAAGAAGGATGATATTGCGATTGCCGTAAAACGTGAATTGAACGAGGCCATGATGGATTATGGTTATGACATCATTAAAACGCTTGTAACAGACATTGATCCTGATGTACAGGTCAAGGCTGCTATGAACCGTATTAATGCCTCAGAACGTGAAAAAACAGCTGCAGAATATGAAGCAGAAGCAGAACGTATCAAAATCGTTGCAAAAGCTCGCGCAGAAGCAGAATCCAAACGTCTACAAGGTCAAGGTATCGCAGACCAGCGTCGCGAGATCGCTCGTGGTCTTGAAGAGTCTGTAGATGTACTGAACAATGTAGGTATCAACTCACAAGAAGCCAGTGCGCTTATCGTTGTTACCCAACATTATGATACGCTACAATCGATTGGTGAGCATACCAATTCCAATCTTATCCTATTACCCAACTCGCCACAAGCCGGTAGTGACATGTTAAACAACATGATCGCCAGCTTTACAGCAAGTGCTCGTATAGGTGAAGAAATGAAGAAAGAGAACAGCAACAAGGGAATTGAGGCAAAACCGAAACGCAAGCAGCAACCACCAGCTGAGGAATCTGGATATGATGACTAA
- the gltX gene encoding glutamate--tRNA ligase — MSTNVRVRFAPSPTGPLHIGGVRTALFNYLFAKKHNGTFILRIEDTDQNRYVEGAEDYIVESLNWCNIPYDEGPGKDGGHGPYRQSERKDRYKKYALQLIENGAAYYAFDTAEELADARTTAEANKETFIYNHHNRLQFKNSLTLAESEVQERIDRGDDYVIRFKPEIKTLFMFDEIRKGIEIDTSLLDDKVLFKSDGMPTYHLANIVDDHEMEISHVIRGEEWLPSMALHVLLYESLKWEAPKFAHLPLILKPTGKGKLSKRDGDKMGFPVFPLEWNPENGEKSSGYREDGYLPEAVVNMLAFLGWNPGTEQEIFSLEELVQAFSLEHVNNSGAKFDPEKTKWFQQQWFVQQDDAVVGDAFAKALQSKNIEYGSQDYVNIVVGLVKERAVFVEDLFELAGFFFVAPKEFDEKAASKSWKDDTSAIMKNVIEVINNTDDDSAVGLSDAVKGWIKEQEMGFGKVMMPLRLSLVGSLMGPDVFEIASLIGKQETVSRISNAIEKLG, encoded by the coding sequence ATGAGTACCAATGTACGTGTAAGATTTGCTCCTAGTCCAACTGGACCTTTACATATAGGTGGTGTACGCACTGCCCTATTCAACTATTTGTTTGCTAAAAAACATAACGGAACCTTCATCCTACGTATTGAAGATACCGACCAGAATAGATATGTTGAAGGAGCCGAAGATTATATCGTTGAATCTCTTAACTGGTGCAACATCCCTTATGATGAAGGACCAGGAAAAGATGGTGGACACGGACCGTATCGTCAAAGTGAGCGCAAGGACCGTTATAAAAAATACGCCCTGCAACTCATTGAAAATGGCGCTGCCTATTACGCTTTTGACACTGCAGAAGAACTCGCAGATGCCAGAACCACTGCTGAAGCGAACAAAGAGACCTTTATCTATAACCATCACAATAGATTGCAGTTCAAAAACTCCCTAACACTTGCCGAAAGTGAGGTACAGGAAAGAATAGATCGCGGTGATGATTACGTGATACGGTTCAAACCAGAGATCAAGACGCTCTTTATGTTTGACGAGATACGTAAGGGCATTGAGATCGATACCAGCTTATTGGATGACAAAGTCTTGTTTAAAAGTGACGGTATGCCTACCTACCACCTGGCTAATATTGTAGACGATCATGAGATGGAAATCTCGCATGTGATTCGTGGAGAAGAATGGTTGCCTAGCATGGCACTACACGTTTTACTTTATGAGAGCCTAAAATGGGAAGCTCCTAAGTTTGCACATTTACCATTGATCCTTAAACCGACCGGTAAAGGAAAACTAAGCAAGCGCGACGGTGATAAAATGGGCTTTCCCGTATTCCCATTAGAATGGAATCCAGAAAACGGTGAGAAGAGCAGCGGTTATCGTGAGGATGGATACTTACCAGAAGCCGTTGTGAACATGCTGGCCTTTTTAGGTTGGAATCCTGGAACCGAACAAGAGATTTTCTCTTTGGAAGAATTAGTACAGGCGTTTTCCCTAGAACACGTCAACAATTCTGGAGCTAAGTTTGATCCAGAGAAAACCAAATGGTTCCAGCAGCAATGGTTTGTGCAGCAGGATGATGCTGTTGTGGGTGACGCTTTCGCGAAAGCGTTACAATCCAAAAACATTGAATACGGTTCTCAAGATTATGTCAACATCGTCGTTGGTCTGGTAAAAGAGCGCGCTGTGTTTGTGGAAGATCTTTTTGAACTGGCCGGATTTTTCTTTGTTGCTCCCAAAGAATTTGATGAGAAAGCCGCTTCTAAATCTTGGAAAGACGACACCTCAGCAATCATGAAAAATGTCATCGAAGTAATCAATAATACAGACGACGATAGTGCGGTAGGATTGAGTGATGCCGTAAAAGGATGGATCAAAGAACAAGAAATGGGCTTTGGCAAAGTGATGATGCCATTGCGTCTATCACTCGTGGGAAGTCTTATGGGACCTGATGTTTTTGAAATCGCAAGTCTGATAGGAAAGCAGGAAACCGTTTCTAGAATTTCCAATGCCATTGAAAAGCTTGGGTAA